A window from Vulpes vulpes isolate BD-2025 chromosome 9, VulVul3, whole genome shotgun sequence encodes these proteins:
- the MBD3L1 gene encoding methyl-CpG-binding domain protein 3-like 1, whose protein sequence is MVKPPQRKQRDCGNQSKLKSCLSVSIPLRMSSYIFKRPVTRITSHHGNEVRCHHWEETLEKPQQVYWQKRLQGLQACSSTGEPLSTLDLAKILQKLAPTCTGDYLPGVLAGGLNSSPTPTPAGSSDLAKLIPGAGLTIPQLLCKQFLVTEEDIRKQDRKVKTARQRLAMALAVDRFARETENMRDQERHSKKHHEKKEKLVQMKCSTALY, encoded by the coding sequence ATGGTCAAGCCTCCACAGAGAAAGCAACGTGATTGTGGAAACCAATCCAAACTAAAGTCTTGCTTAAGTGTCTCAATCCCTTTGAGGATGTCCAGTTACATATTCAAGAGGCCAGTTACCAGAATCACATCTCATCATGGCAATGAGGTCAGATGCCATCACTGGGAGGAAACTCTGGAGAAGCCCCAACAGGTGTACTGGCAGAAGAGGCTGCAAGGTCTCCAGGCCTGCAGCAGCACAGGGGAGCCATTAAGCACTTTGGATCTTGCGAAAATCTTACAAAAACTTGCACCTACATGCACAGGTGACTATCTGCCAGGTGTTCTTGCCGGGGGTCTGAACTCTAGCCCCACACCCACCCCTGCTGGGTCTTCAGATTTGGCAAAGTTGATTCCAGGAGCTGGCCTGACTATCCCACAGCTCCTGTGCAAACAATTTCTGGTGACCGAGGAAGATATCAGGAAACAGGACAGGAAAGTGAAGACAGCAAGACAAAGGTTGGCCATGGCACTGGCTGTAGACAGGTTCgctagagagacagagaatatgaGGGACCAAGAAAGACATTCCAAAAAACACCAcgaaaagaaagagaagctggTGCAGATGAAATGCAGCACAGCACTTTATTAA